The following coding sequences are from one Cercospora beticola chromosome 4, complete sequence window:
- a CDS encoding uncharacterized protein (antiSMASH:Cluster_8): MGSTDLESQALQQFDRLLAKGELLWNETQPRHITSEPFDFEFRIATSLQKKPIDTKQKTPTKNAFPASEGDWTLGPIGKDHKLILNKFCVVRPQFVLPTNEYQPQSDALNAGDFDAGWEVLTRLRANGGDGDDEKYMVIFNCGVESGSSVGHKHLQCIPQPLGAKHGRKNFFSLLRSDGEGEIEKVAGAPFEHGALRLDRDDRRIDGKSLDELYVKLRESLNLRIEDGKVPPHNVLLTRTHLVVIPRTKAWVNVEGKDTVIAGNAAGMIGLVYTWSEEQYEAWQKYGPMKALGELGVVKA; the protein is encoded by the exons ATGGGCTCCACCGACCTCGAAAGTCAAGCACTCCAACAATTCGACCGCTTACTTGCCAAAGGCGAACTCCTCTGGAACGAAACCCAACCTCGACACATTACCAGTGAGCCTTTTGAC TTCGAATTCCGCATCGCAACAAGTCTCCAAAAGAAACCCATCGATACGAAACAAAAGACTCCCACCAAAAACGCTTTTCCAGCTAGCGAAGGCGATTGGACTCTAGGACCAATTGGCAAAGATCACAAACTCATATTGAACAAATTCTGCGTTGTTCGTCCGCAATTTGTTTTACCGACGAACGAATACCAGCCGCAAAGCGATGCATTGAATGCTGGTGATTTCGATGCTGGATGGGAAGTTTTGACGAGGTTACGAGCAAACGGtggcgatggtgatgatgagaagtATATGGTGATATTCAATTGTGGTGTTGAATCGGGGAGTTCTGTGGGGCATAAGCATTTGCAGTGTATACCACAGCCTTTGGGAGCGAAGCATGGGAGGAAGAATTTCTTCTCGCTATTGAGAAGTGATGGGGAAGGGGAGATTGAGAAGGTGGCGGGTGCGCCGTTTGAGCATGGTGCTCTGAGACTTGACAGAGACGACAGAAGGATAGATGGAAAGAGTCTTGACGAGCTCTATGTCAAGCTGAGAGAGTCGCTGAACTTGCGGATTGAAGACGGAAAAGTACCACCTCATAATGTGCTCCTGACGAGAACGCATTTAGTTGTCATCCCAAGGACGAAGGCTTGGGTAAACGTAGAGGGGAAGGATACTGTGATTGCGGGAAATGCGGCTGGAATGATTGGTTTGGTGTATACGTGGAGTGAGGAGCAGTATGAGGCCTGGCAGAAGTATGGGCCGATGAAAGCATTGGGTGAGCTGGGTGTGGTAAAGGCATGA
- a CDS encoding uncharacterized protein (antiSMASH:Cluster_8), with amino-acid sequence MDHSMHGSMDGNSTDSGMTMMGMDHMLMTFFTSTTTALYSNTWQPSTSGQYVGTCIFLIALAAIFRGIVALRSNFPALLALWAHRRDTDILRSEAGGDDGKLLLYGFASRRPWNINEALARALLDTVLAGVSYLLMLAVMTMNVGYFLAILGGTFLGSFVIGDWQPGADHCDGH; translated from the exons ATGGACCACAGCATGCATGGCTCCATGGACGGCAACAGCACCGACTCCGGGATGACAATGATGGGCATGGACCACATGCTCATGACCTTCttcaccagcaccaccaccgctctGTATTCCAACACCTGGCAACCCTCGACCTCAGGACAATATGTCGGAACCtgcatcttcctcatcgcacTCGCTGCCATCTTCCGCGGTATTGTGGCTCTCCGATCCAATTTCCCCGCTCTGCTCGCCTTGTGGGCGCATCGACGAGACACGGACATCCTGCGTTCGGAAgctggcggcgatgatggaaaATTGTTGCTCTATGGGTTCGCGAGTAGGAGGCCCTGGAACATCAATGAGGCGTTGGCGCGGGCGTTGCTCGATACTGTGCTGGCCGGCGTGAGCTATCTTCT GATGTTGGCTGTCATGACAATGAATGTCGGCTACTTTCTGGCGATACTCGGTGGAACATTCTTGGGAAGTTTCGTGATAGGCGATTGGCAACCGGGTGCTGACCACTGTGACGGGCACTGA
- a CDS encoding uncharacterized protein (antiSMASH:Cluster_8), with protein sequence MAHSHSHSMSMEPWLTQPVMLHSSRAYECSLNLTEQCEYQVGYWRFWYELDHRYALPTVALFLSTIILFSIPFLFANLLPRARSRSGAGGKLLALSRYASYKSFRIGKLNWNSAPIGVLFLGAVGTIFFFAMTLGPRPYYWPNEKDPETGKVTLSFGNSPPIASRTGWMSLACLPFIIATSSKSNMITGLTGVSHEKLQVFHRWISYACFVLALIHTFPFIVFRAWRGDLSTQARTTIYYWTGIIALISQAWLTFASFSPLRNYSYEFFKFSHFAAALIFVVFFFLHCNFRLSSWDYFIATAVIFTLTFLHSQLRIYFQHGIKQATIVLESNGFVKITIPTQTTWRAGQHYFVRFLGMGPGVAATSHPFSAGSLPTKAHFYEAAQSELVFYIRAQGGLTARLAKHAEKSPNAKMSVMLDGPYGGIDMPKLASCRKSLAFAGGSGAGWLLPLVEAFLRRRDCVSAGCEPENGKMGEICGTEGPEMRVVLATRDIATRNWFEEKIEELLNKSLLGCCPTGLRVEIYYTGEEEDRLQSGQKSTAHASGIQRLDGQDPEKGTDAEISFQQHQTSSTSNSSDSESEKGKTGSLLSPFDFSSRPNLPKVIAEEAEKDASSMGVFCCGPLSMQSDVANAVAREQLKILSGGKKAQKSRGGDVYLHMEHFSWA encoded by the exons ATGGCGCACTCGCACAGCCATAGCATGTCTATGGAGCCATGGCTCACCCAACCTGTCATGCTGCACTCCTCGCGAGCCTACGAGTGCTCGTTGAACCTCACCGAGCAATGCGAGTATCAAGTCGGTTACTGGAGATTCTGGTATGAGCTGGACCACCGCTACGCTTTACCGACAGTGGCACTCTTCCTGTCAAcaatcatcctcttctcgatTCCGTTCCTCTTCGCCAACCTCCTACCCCGAGCGCGATCACGATCGGGAGCAGGAGGCAAGCTACTCGCTCTCAGTCGATATGCAAGCTACAAGTCGTTCCGCATCGGCAAGCTAAACTGGAACTCGGCGCCCATAGGTGTGCTCTTTCTGGGCGCAGTAGGCACgatattcttcttcgccatgacGCTGGGTCCAAGACCATACTACTGGCCGAACGAGAAGGACCCCGAGACAGGAAAGGTTACGCTGTCGTTCGGCAACTCGCCCCCCATCGCTTCACGAACCGGCTGGATGTCGCTTGCTTGTCTGCCTTTCATTATCGCGACCtcgagcaagagcaacatGATCACAGGGCTGACAGGCGTGTCGCATGAGAAACTTCAAGTCTTCCATCGATGGATCAGTTACGCCTGCTTCGTGCTTGCTCTGATTCACACATTCCCGTTCATCGTTTTTCGGGCTTGGAGAGGAGACTTGAGCACACAAGCGAGGACCACAATATACTACTGGACTGGTATCATCGCGTTGATTTCACAG GCCTGGCTGACATTCGCCTCCTTTTCACCACTTCGCAACTACTCGTACGAGTTCTTCAAGTTCTCCCACTTCGCCGCCGcactcatcttcgtcgtattcttcttcctccactgCAACTTCCGACTCTCCTCATGGGACTACTTCATCGCCACAGCCGTTATCTTCACTCTTACATTCCTCCACTCACAATTACGCATCTACTTCCAGCATGGAATCAAACAAGCGACAATCGTTCTTGAGTCGAACGGGTTCGTGAAGATCACTATCCCAACACAAACGACATGGCGCGCCGGACAGCATTACTTTGTGCGATTCCTCGGTATGGGCCCCGGAGTGGCTGCAACAAGTCACCCCTTCAGTGCAGGCTCTTTGCCAACCAAGGCGCATTTCTACGAAGCCGCACAGAGCGAACTCGTCTTCTACATTAGAGCTCAAGGAGGCCTTACTGCTCGCTTGGCCAAGCATGCCGAGAAGTCGCCCAATGCGAAGATGTCGGTCATGCTAGACGGTCCTTACGGAGGTATCGACATGCCCAAACTTGCATCTTGCAGAAAGTCTTTGGCTTTTGCTGGTGGGTCCGGAGCGGGGTGGCTGCTACCTCTCGTCGAAGCCTTCTTGAGAAGAAGGGATTGCGTCTCTGCGGGATGTGAACCAGAGAATGGAAAGATGGGAGAGATCTGCGGCACTGAAGGTCCGGAGATGAGAGTTGTACTAGCAACACGAGACATTGCGACAAGGAATTGGTTTGAAGAGAAGATTGAGGAGTTGTTAAACAAAAGCCTGCTCGGATGCTGTCCGACAGGGCTGAGGGTGGAGATTTACTACacaggcgaggaggaagacagACTCCAAAGCGGCCAGAAGAGCACAGCACACGCGAGTGGGATACAGCGACTAGATGGGCAAGACCCAGAGAAGGGAACCGATGCGGAGATCTCCTTCCAGCAACACCAGACTTCATCTACATCGAACTCGTCGGATTCAGAAagcgagaagggcaagactGGCAGTCTTCTTTCTCCATTCGACTTCTCTTCCCGGCCGAATCTTCCCAAGGTCATCGCCGAGGAGGCGGAGAAAGATGCTTCGAGTATGGGCGTCTTCTGCTGCGGACCGCTAAGTATGCAAAGCGATGTGGCGAATGCTGTCGCAAGGGAACAGTTGAAGATATTGTCGGGCGGGAAGAAGGCACAGAAATCGAGAGGTGGAGATGTGTATTTGCATATGGAGCATTTCTCGTGGGCCTGA